The Nitriliruptor alkaliphilus DSM 45188 genome includes a region encoding these proteins:
- a CDS encoding enoyl-CoA hydratase family protein has protein sequence MTRFRASAPFTADWQHFRFEVHEGVGVLTFDRPDRLNALTLDVYADLRDLLAELEHRDDVHALVLTGEGRGFCSGGDVEDIIGELLDHGDNRRVTDFTRMTGAVVRNLRELPIPVIAAINGTTAGAGAVIALAADLRIMARPAAWHFLFTKVGLAGADMGCAYLLPRVIGFGRAMELLLFGDRLDAETAERYGLVNRVVEPDEVLPEALAWARRLADGPTFAIAATKKLLTREQDVDLSSAIELEAFTQAFLMRSEDHAEFLAANRERRDPTWTGR, from the coding sequence GTGACCCGTTTCCGCGCCTCGGCGCCGTTCACGGCCGACTGGCAGCACTTCCGCTTCGAGGTGCACGAGGGGGTGGGCGTGCTCACCTTCGACCGACCGGACCGGTTGAACGCGCTGACCCTGGACGTCTACGCCGACCTCCGCGATCTTCTGGCCGAGCTCGAGCACCGCGACGACGTGCACGCGCTCGTGCTGACCGGCGAGGGCCGCGGGTTCTGCTCGGGTGGCGACGTCGAGGACATCATCGGTGAGCTGCTCGACCACGGCGACAACCGGCGCGTCACCGACTTCACCCGGATGACGGGCGCGGTGGTCCGCAACCTCCGCGAGCTGCCCATCCCGGTGATCGCCGCGATCAACGGCACCACCGCCGGCGCGGGCGCCGTCATCGCGCTGGCCGCCGACCTGCGGATCATGGCCCGGCCGGCGGCGTGGCACTTCCTGTTCACCAAGGTCGGGCTCGCGGGCGCCGACATGGGGTGCGCCTACCTCCTGCCGCGCGTGATCGGTTTCGGTCGGGCGATGGAGCTGCTGCTGTTCGGTGACCGGCTCGATGCCGAGACTGCCGAGCGCTACGGGCTGGTCAACCGGGTCGTCGAACCCGACGAGGTCCTCCCCGAGGCCCTCGCGTGGGCGCGGCGCCTCGCCGACGGGCCGACCTTCGCGATCGCGGCGACCAAGAAGCTGCTGACCCGCGAGCAGGACGTGGACCTGTCGAGCGCCATCGAGCTCGAGGCCTTCACCCAGGCGTTCCTGATGCGTAGCGAGGACCACGCCGAGTTCCTGGCCGCGAACCGCGAGCGTCGCGACCCGACCTGGACCGGCCGGTGA
- a CDS encoding RidA family protein, which translates to MTHQQINPEGLLPPVGFSHAVVSPPGRTVWLGGQTGHHGDGSLDEGLVAQFRQALRNLVTVLEHAGAHIEDVVSMQLFVTDVAAYRAAPKELGAAYREVLGKHFPAIALFGIAELLDPDAVIEIVATAVIARGADA; encoded by the coding sequence ATGACCCACCAGCAGATCAACCCGGAAGGGCTGTTGCCTCCGGTCGGCTTCTCGCACGCGGTGGTGTCGCCCCCGGGCCGCACCGTCTGGCTCGGCGGGCAGACCGGCCACCACGGCGACGGGTCGCTCGACGAGGGGCTCGTGGCGCAGTTCCGCCAGGCGCTCCGCAACCTCGTGACGGTGCTCGAGCACGCCGGCGCACACATCGAGGACGTCGTCAGCATGCAGCTGTTCGTCACCGACGTGGCCGCCTACCGGGCGGCGCCGAAGGAGCTCGGGGCCGCGTACCGCGAGGTGCTCGGCAAGCACTTCCCGGCCATCGCCTTGTTCGGGATCGCCGAGCTGCTCGACCCCGACGCGGTGATCGAGATCGTCGCCACCGCCGTGATCGCCCGTGGAGCGGACGCATGA
- a CDS encoding PaaX family transcriptional regulator, with protein sequence MSTVAGGGGHAARPMRSKSVLLDVYGAFVRDLGGWVAVADLVRLLAAVGVEEQAVRLAVSRFSRNGLLARRKVEGRVGYELTDTALQLLAEGDQRIYSILEPARLEDGWVLASFSVPEQIREQRHQLRSRLAWLGFGSLGGGVWIAPSRVLGQTRQLVVQLGLEAHVDLFRAHHEEFGDASELIDRCWDVERMRTAYRSFLEEFTPVLDGYRGAPRARDTARAFADFVTGLHEWRKLPYVDPGLPTELLPDDWEGTEAATLFQDLREVLEPVARRHVQDELTLRLPTGSSAATG encoded by the coding sequence ATGAGCACCGTCGCGGGCGGAGGAGGTCACGCGGCACGCCCGATGCGGTCCAAGTCCGTGCTCCTCGACGTGTACGGCGCTTTCGTCCGCGACCTCGGCGGATGGGTGGCCGTCGCCGACCTGGTCCGCCTGCTCGCCGCGGTCGGCGTCGAGGAACAGGCCGTGCGCCTGGCCGTCTCGCGGTTCAGCCGCAACGGGCTGCTGGCCAGGCGGAAGGTCGAGGGCCGGGTCGGGTACGAGCTGACCGACACCGCCCTGCAGCTGCTGGCCGAGGGGGACCAACGCATCTACTCGATCCTCGAACCCGCCCGGCTCGAAGACGGCTGGGTTCTGGCGAGCTTCTCGGTCCCCGAGCAGATCCGCGAGCAGCGCCACCAGTTGCGCAGCCGGTTGGCGTGGCTGGGGTTCGGCAGCCTCGGTGGCGGGGTGTGGATCGCGCCGTCGCGGGTGCTCGGCCAGACCCGACAGCTGGTGGTCCAGCTCGGGCTCGAGGCGCACGTCGACCTCTTCCGTGCCCACCACGAGGAGTTCGGCGACGCGTCCGAGCTGATCGACCGCTGCTGGGACGTCGAGCGGATGCGCACGGCCTACCGCAGCTTCCTGGAGGAGTTCACGCCGGTGCTCGACGGCTACCGGGGCGCCCCTCGGGCGCGGGACACCGCCCGGGCGTTCGCCGACTTCGTGACGGGCCTGCACGAGTGGCGCAAGCTCCCTTACGTCGATCCGGGCCTGCCCACCGAGCTGCTGCCGGACGACTGGGAGGGCACCGAGGCGGCGACGCTCTTCCAGGACCTGCGCGAGGTCCTCGAACCGGTCGCCCGCCGGCACGTGCAGGACGAGCTGACCCTCCGGCTGCCGACCGGGTCCTCGGCGGCAACGGGCTGA
- a CDS encoding aldehyde dehydrogenase family protein — MAELFIGGREVKIDGVERLEVRDPARPGTVVGDVPNAGADEVAAAVEAAKEAFASWRKVPAAQRGRLLLAGARRVADATDELAPLLTAENGKPLREARLELHRFVETLDHYAGLARNLRGQSVPALDDGARGFVLKQPIGVVGAIVPWNFPTTLLGNKLGPALIAGNTVVAKPDETTPLTTLRIAQLMHEAGLPDGVFNVVTGLGAVTGEALIRHPDVAKLAFTGSTPVGKHVMAAASERLARVTLELGGSDPLIICDDADVDAAISAASMGRFFNCGQACLAIKRVYVQESVADRVIEQLAAKAEKLKLGPGDDVTTQIGPMHSERGRELLAAQLQDGVDSGGQIVAGGQLPDDDRLAEGWFHAPTVVAEPAHDSRLSQEETFGPVLPVWRVADLEEAVARANASPFALGSSVWTSDLRKATFAMEELVAGYTWVNSRTKVYDELPFGGLKESGYGKEHGIEALDHYQDEKSVVIRD, encoded by the coding sequence ATGGCGGAGCTGTTCATCGGCGGTCGCGAAGTCAAGATCGACGGGGTGGAACGTCTCGAGGTCCGCGACCCGGCGCGACCCGGGACCGTGGTCGGTGACGTACCCAACGCTGGCGCTGACGAGGTCGCCGCGGCCGTCGAGGCGGCCAAGGAGGCGTTCGCGAGCTGGCGCAAGGTCCCCGCGGCGCAGCGGGGTCGGTTGCTGCTCGCCGGGGCCCGGCGGGTCGCCGACGCCACCGACGAACTGGCGCCGTTGCTGACCGCTGAGAACGGCAAGCCGCTGCGTGAAGCACGGCTCGAGCTCCACCGGTTCGTCGAGACCCTCGACCACTACGCCGGTCTGGCGCGCAACCTGCGGGGACAGTCCGTGCCCGCGCTCGATGACGGCGCGCGCGGCTTCGTGCTGAAGCAGCCGATCGGGGTCGTCGGCGCCATCGTGCCGTGGAACTTCCCGACGACGCTCCTCGGCAACAAGCTCGGACCCGCGCTCATCGCGGGGAACACGGTGGTGGCGAAGCCGGACGAGACCACCCCCCTGACGACGCTGCGGATCGCTCAGCTGATGCACGAGGCGGGCCTACCCGACGGGGTCTTCAACGTCGTCACCGGTCTGGGAGCGGTCACCGGTGAGGCGTTGATCCGCCACCCGGACGTGGCCAAGCTCGCGTTCACCGGTTCGACCCCGGTGGGCAAGCACGTGATGGCGGCCGCGTCCGAGCGGCTCGCCCGGGTGACCCTCGAGCTCGGCGGCTCCGACCCGCTGATCATCTGCGACGACGCGGACGTCGACGCGGCCATCAGCGCGGCGAGCATGGGTCGGTTCTTCAACTGCGGGCAGGCGTGCCTGGCGATCAAGCGGGTCTACGTCCAGGAGTCGGTCGCCGACCGGGTGATCGAGCAGTTGGCCGCCAAGGCGGAGAAGCTGAAGCTCGGCCCGGGCGACGACGTCACCACCCAGATCGGCCCGATGCACAGCGAGCGTGGTCGCGAGCTGCTCGCCGCGCAGCTGCAGGACGGGGTGGACTCCGGTGGCCAGATCGTCGCCGGTGGTCAGCTCCCCGACGACGACCGGCTCGCTGAGGGTTGGTTCCACGCGCCGACGGTCGTGGCCGAGCCAGCGCACGATTCGCGGCTGTCCCAGGAGGAGACCTTCGGGCCGGTGCTGCCGGTCTGGCGGGTCGCCGACCTCGAGGAGGCCGTCGCGCGGGCGAACGCCTCGCCCTTCGCGCTGGGCTCGTCGGTGTGGACCTCGGACCTGCGCAAGGCCACCTTCGCGATGGAGGAGCTCGTCGCGGGCTACACGTGGGTCAACAGCCGCACCAAGGTCTACGACGAGCTGCCCTTCGGTGGGTTGAAGGAGAGCGGCTACGGCAAGGAGCACGGCATCGAGGCGTTGGACCACTACCAGGACGAGAAGTCGGTGGTGATCCGCGACTGA
- a CDS encoding PaaI family thioesterase: MEAVEQQRFAELAGRLAAGEVIRSPDVAGFGHDRSVRDRLGIVFDEFARARIVGHLETGPQHWQDAGIVHGGTWCSLVETLAAWGAALHASPPGSPVVAVSNNAQFVRPHGRGRVDAVATPVDLGDRAQLWEVVIARASDGKEVARGTIRFQQLEPAVPAGATAG; encoded by the coding sequence ATGGAGGCCGTCGAGCAACAGCGGTTCGCCGAGCTCGCGGGACGGCTCGCGGCGGGCGAGGTGATCCGGTCACCGGACGTGGCGGGCTTCGGTCACGACCGTTCCGTGCGCGACAGGCTGGGGATCGTCTTCGACGAGTTCGCCCGCGCACGGATCGTCGGCCACCTCGAGACCGGGCCGCAGCACTGGCAGGACGCGGGCATCGTCCACGGCGGTACCTGGTGCTCGCTGGTCGAGACCCTGGCGGCCTGGGGAGCCGCCCTGCACGCGTCGCCCCCGGGCAGCCCGGTCGTCGCGGTCAGCAACAACGCCCAGTTCGTGCGCCCGCACGGGAGGGGACGGGTCGACGCCGTCGCCACACCCGTCGACCTCGGTGACCGCGCGCAGCTGTGGGAGGTCGTGATCGCCCGTGCGTCGGACGGCAAGGAGGTCGCGCGCGGGACGATCCGGTTCCAGCAGCTCGAGCCTGCCGTTCCGGCCGGCGCGACCGCCGGGTAG
- a CDS encoding LLM class flavin-dependent oxidoreductase gives MTAVGIALPGGLALPARSALDLLDAAADAGAAPLVATEVNGLDAVALLAALAVRRPGTDLGAGVLPLGSRSVPGLAMAAATVAATAGAVFHLGVGVSTPQVVGGWHGGEHDATVDGTRDRLRSLRAILRGDRRGSFALAVDPAPGSVQVLLGAMGPRMVELGFSEADGVIVNHTPPDALVDPVEGRTLWSYVWLRAAPDAGRRIRREIVSYACAPPYARHFTSLGFGDDVEAVAKLRAEGRLREAPDALSDAIVDALYVTPAALASRVAAVRERGALPVVLPVTGDDPARDIVSTIDALRGLSEVTAHG, from the coding sequence GTGACTGCCGTCGGCATCGCGCTCCCAGGAGGGCTCGCCCTCCCGGCCCGCTCCGCCCTCGACCTGCTCGATGCCGCCGCCGATGCGGGAGCGGCGCCGCTCGTCGCGACCGAGGTGAACGGTCTCGACGCTGTGGCGCTGCTGGCTGCGCTCGCGGTACGCCGGCCGGGGACCGACCTCGGCGCCGGGGTCCTGCCGCTCGGGTCGCGCTCCGTGCCCGGCCTCGCGATGGCCGCGGCGACCGTGGCTGCCACCGCCGGAGCGGTGTTCCACCTCGGGGTCGGCGTCTCGACGCCGCAGGTGGTCGGCGGCTGGCACGGCGGCGAGCACGACGCGACGGTCGATGGGACACGCGACCGTCTCCGGTCCTTGCGGGCGATCCTCCGCGGTGATCGTCGTGGATCGTTCGCACTCGCCGTGGACCCCGCGCCCGGTTCGGTCCAGGTCCTGCTCGGCGCGATGGGCCCGAGGATGGTGGAGCTCGGGTTCAGCGAGGCCGACGGGGTCATCGTCAACCACACGCCGCCGGACGCGCTCGTCGACCCGGTCGAGGGGCGGACGCTGTGGTCGTACGTCTGGCTCCGCGCCGCCCCGGACGCGGGCCGGCGGATCCGGCGCGAGATCGTGTCCTACGCGTGCGCGCCGCCGTACGCGCGACACTTCACGTCGTTGGGGTTCGGTGATGACGTCGAGGCGGTGGCGAAGCTGCGTGCCGAAGGGCGGTTGCGCGAGGCCCCGGATGCGTTGTCCGATGCCATCGTCGACGCGCTGTACGTGACCCCGGCCGCGTTGGCGTCCCGGGTCGCGGCGGTGCGCGAGCGCGGGGCGTTGCCGGTGGTGCTCCCCGTCACCGGTGACGATCCTGCTCGGGACATCGTGTCGACGATCGACGCCCTCCGTGGCCTGTCGGAGGTCACCGCGCATGGCTGA
- a CDS encoding TetR/AcrR family transcriptional regulator: MADTGSRSASTVAAGADRSASRREKLIRSAYRVIVARGLQRVSIEDVAEEAGVSRGLIGYHFGNKDNLLLETMRWAFLEMERRIRSTAGEGAAADRLVALLDVLFVAPERNREFFLFYLELTEHAARLRSFEPFVPMVRSIVNRYYEEIIEQGMTEGAFDVTDVTRAAISMRAVIEGTFLQWLQEEDRRSSHAGYRAACERDLLRVLGAEGRAAGAQAGPPSGR; encoded by the coding sequence ATGGCTGACACGGGCAGCCGGTCGGCCTCCACGGTCGCGGCGGGAGCCGACCGGTCCGCGAGCCGACGCGAGAAGCTCATCCGATCCGCCTACCGCGTGATCGTCGCTCGCGGACTCCAGCGGGTGTCGATCGAGGACGTGGCGGAGGAAGCCGGTGTCAGTCGAGGTCTGATCGGCTACCACTTCGGCAACAAGGACAACCTCCTGCTCGAAACGATGCGGTGGGCGTTCCTGGAGATGGAGCGCCGCATCCGGTCGACGGCCGGGGAAGGGGCAGCTGCGGACCGGTTGGTCGCGCTGCTCGATGTGCTCTTCGTGGCACCGGAGCGGAACAGGGAGTTCTTCCTCTTCTATCTCGAACTCACCGAGCACGCTGCGCGTCTGCGCTCCTTCGAGCCCTTCGTCCCCATGGTCCGCTCGATCGTGAACAGGTACTACGAGGAGATCATCGAGCAGGGCATGACCGAGGGTGCCTTCGACGTCACCGACGTCACCAGAGCGGCGATCTCCATGCGGGCGGTCATCGAGGGGACGTTCCTGCAGTGGCTCCAGGAGGAGGATCGGCGTTCCAGCCACGCGGGCTACCGCGCCGCCTGCGAACGCGACCTCCTACGGGTGCTCGGCGCCGAGGGCAGGGCGGCGGGTGCGCAGGCTGGCCCTCCTTCCGGACGGTGA
- a CDS encoding ABC transporter substrate-binding protein has protein sequence MNRSWLKAGSLLAALGLLVTACGTEAASDADGAAAEEASGAGGADGGDGNVGDAVGEIVLGAPTALGTVEGRASVDAAQLAVDEINEAGGVEIGGEIYTVRLVEADTRGAEPDIPVPDALAAIEGMIDSAAPHGFVVSPFRSEVMLAAMDLIADEQIPTIASIATTPEFQARIVEDPARFKYFFRNSVNGQHLGMYLTGVLRFLQEEHGYDSIMLIHQDVLWARGATEGVGGWAQENGWTVIGNAAVPTGQSDFASALASARDAGADVIMPMFDMPQSGALVPQARGMGIDALIVGFNSPMAAENATASFDAEELEGVLNLIFEIGPLAVGSVPASVRFNEAFGEAYGEEARAGLPGHGPGPSYDAVYIMIDAMQRAGSLDGEAVADALAETDYEGVVGRITFGEDGQAPYGMDPSEAALGALFQWQDGQRVPVYPEGIAEAALVVPN, from the coding sequence ATGAACCGATCGTGGTTGAAGGCCGGCTCGTTGCTGGCAGCGCTCGGCCTGCTCGTCACGGCCTGCGGCACGGAGGCTGCGAGCGACGCCGACGGCGCGGCGGCCGAGGAGGCCAGTGGCGCGGGTGGTGCGGACGGTGGCGACGGGAACGTCGGCGATGCCGTGGGCGAGATCGTCCTGGGCGCTCCCACGGCCCTCGGGACCGTCGAGGGTCGTGCGTCCGTGGACGCCGCCCAGCTCGCTGTCGACGAGATCAACGAGGCCGGGGGCGTCGAGATCGGCGGCGAGATCTACACGGTTCGTCTCGTGGAGGCCGACACGCGCGGCGCGGAGCCGGACATCCCGGTGCCGGACGCGCTCGCGGCGATCGAAGGGATGATCGATTCGGCGGCCCCGCACGGGTTCGTGGTCTCCCCGTTCCGTTCCGAGGTCATGCTGGCAGCGATGGACCTCATCGCTGACGAACAGATCCCCACGATCGCGAGCATCGCAACGACCCCGGAGTTCCAGGCGCGCATCGTCGAGGACCCGGCGCGGTTCAAGTACTTCTTCCGCAACAGTGTGAACGGTCAGCACCTCGGGATGTACCTCACGGGTGTGCTGCGGTTCCTCCAGGAGGAGCACGGCTACGACAGCATCATGCTCATCCACCAGGACGTGCTCTGGGCGCGAGGGGCGACCGAGGGTGTCGGAGGCTGGGCGCAGGAGAACGGGTGGACCGTCATCGGGAACGCCGCGGTACCGACGGGGCAGTCGGACTTCGCGTCCGCCCTCGCATCGGCGCGCGACGCGGGCGCGGACGTGATCATGCCGATGTTCGACATGCCTCAGTCCGGGGCGTTGGTGCCACAGGCTCGTGGCATGGGCATCGACGCACTGATCGTCGGCTTCAACAGCCCCATGGCCGCCGAGAACGCGACGGCATCGTTCGACGCTGAGGAGCTCGAGGGGGTCCTCAACCTGATCTTCGAGATCGGTCCCCTGGCGGTCGGATCGGTGCCCGCTTCGGTGCGGTTCAACGAGGCCTTCGGTGAGGCGTACGGCGAGGAGGCCCGCGCCGGTCTGCCGGGTCACGGTCCTGGACCGTCGTACGACGCGGTCTACATCATGATCGACGCCATGCAACGCGCCGGCTCGCTCGACGGCGAGGCCGTGGCGGACGCGCTCGCCGAGACCGACTACGAGGGTGTCGTCGGCCGCATCACCTTCGGCGAGGACGGGCAAGCCCCCTACGGGATGGACCCGTCGGAGGCGGCCCTGGGAGCGTTGTTCCAGTGGCAGGACGGACAGCGTGTGCCGGTCTACCCCGAGGGCATCGCCGAGGCGGCCCTCGTGGTCCCCAACTGA
- a CDS encoding branched-chain amino acid ABC transporter permease, protein MLAHILVYGAVSTSTILLISLGFSLTFGLTGVANFAHAAFYLASGYVLWLLLNSVGLPYAVAVVVTIALLALAGALLYRVVIAPVRGIVLSEVIATFALGIAILEFFRYLGFVTYEYRLPVFHRGQIAVLGRPIDYQRISIVVVAVLVTVGLWWFTQRTNTGRALRAVSQDEQTALTLGIRSEWAATVSVALSGALAAVAAITILPLGVMSINTGYTAILIALAATVLGGIESLWGLVAGSAILGFTQTTTGVYLGEEWAVMVYLVAIVFMLAWRPSGLFGRTHLLEERV, encoded by the coding sequence ATGCTGGCACACATCCTGGTCTACGGGGCCGTGAGCACGTCGACCATCCTGCTGATCTCGTTGGGGTTCAGCCTGACCTTCGGGCTCACGGGCGTGGCGAACTTCGCCCACGCTGCGTTCTACCTCGCGTCGGGGTACGTGCTGTGGCTGCTGCTCAACAGCGTCGGGTTGCCCTACGCGGTGGCGGTCGTGGTCACGATCGCGTTGCTGGCGCTCGCGGGGGCGTTGCTCTACCGGGTCGTCATCGCCCCCGTTCGCGGCATCGTCCTGTCCGAGGTGATCGCGACGTTCGCGCTGGGTATCGCCATCCTCGAGTTCTTCCGCTACCTGGGGTTCGTGACCTACGAGTACCGGTTGCCGGTGTTCCATCGAGGTCAGATCGCGGTGCTGGGACGTCCGATCGATTACCAGCGCATCTCGATCGTCGTCGTCGCCGTGCTGGTGACGGTGGGGCTGTGGTGGTTCACGCAGCGGACCAACACCGGTCGGGCGCTGCGCGCCGTGTCACAGGACGAGCAGACCGCTCTCACGTTGGGCATCCGGTCCGAGTGGGCCGCCACCGTGAGCGTGGCGCTCAGCGGCGCCCTCGCCGCCGTTGCCGCCATCACGATCCTGCCGCTCGGGGTGATGTCGATCAACACCGGCTACACCGCGATCCTGATCGCTCTGGCGGCGACGGTCCTCGGCGGTATCGAGAGCCTGTGGGGCCTCGTCGCCGGGAGCGCCATCCTCGGGTTCACGCAGACCACCACTGGCGTCTACCTGGGGGAGGAGTGGGCCGTCATGGTCTACCTGGTGGCGATCGTGTTCATGCTCGCGTGGCGACCTTCCGGGCTCTTCGGCCGGACGCATCTGTTGGAGGAACGGGTCTGA
- a CDS encoding branched-chain amino acid ABC transporter permease, whose amino-acid sequence MRRQPGRRRERIDRGIRARSKDVFALSSIRELSYLYLPLTVFSIALLLFPLYGESVGRVWVTVMVTTLSFGLLALSWDLLASAGLTSLGQALFYGVGGYTAGWLARTFDLGPLVTIPLATVAGALIATALLAPVLRLRGIYFALITLALPLLLHRAIDATRVLGGSEGMAGLPGMPSRSWTVFILAAAFLITLGSFRRLMDSDFGIVVRGVAENDRAVMASGLNIQWVRVKVLLAASIPAAFAGAVMTHNLRFVGLPVFALENSVVPLTAVVVGGQGVFWGATLGVMVLVPVSELLRGLGTLRIVLYSMVLVVWVIALPGGAFHWLRQKYWQKERWVSADTPVRTDAVPERPKELVP is encoded by the coding sequence GTGAGGCGTCAGCCTGGCCGCCGGAGAGAGCGCATCGATCGTGGCATCCGAGCCAGATCCAAGGATGTGTTCGCGCTCTCGTCCATCCGGGAGTTGTCCTACCTCTACCTCCCCCTGACCGTGTTCTCGATCGCACTGCTGCTGTTCCCCCTCTACGGGGAGAGCGTCGGTCGGGTGTGGGTGACCGTCATGGTCACGACCCTCTCCTTCGGCCTGCTGGCCCTGAGCTGGGACCTCCTGGCCTCGGCCGGTCTCACCTCGCTCGGCCAAGCGCTGTTCTACGGTGTCGGGGGGTACACGGCCGGCTGGCTGGCTCGCACGTTCGATCTCGGTCCACTGGTCACGATCCCGCTGGCCACGGTCGCCGGAGCCCTGATCGCGACGGCGCTGTTGGCACCCGTGCTGCGTCTGCGTGGCATCTACTTCGCACTCATCACCCTGGCGCTGCCCCTCCTGTTGCACCGCGCCATCGACGCCACGCGGGTGCTGGGTGGCAGCGAGGGGATGGCCGGCCTGCCCGGGATGCCGAGCCGGAGCTGGACGGTCTTCATCCTGGCGGCGGCGTTCCTCATCACGCTCGGCAGCTTCCGACGCCTGATGGACAGCGATTTCGGCATCGTCGTGCGGGGGGTCGCCGAGAACGACCGCGCGGTCATGGCGTCCGGGCTCAACATCCAGTGGGTGCGCGTGAAGGTCCTGCTGGCGGCATCGATCCCTGCCGCGTTCGCCGGCGCGGTGATGACCCACAACCTGCGGTTCGTCGGCTTGCCCGTGTTCGCGCTCGAGAACTCGGTCGTGCCGCTGACCGCCGTGGTGGTCGGCGGACAGGGCGTCTTCTGGGGCGCCACCCTGGGCGTGATGGTGCTGGTACCCGTGTCCGAGCTGCTCCGCGGGCTGGGCACGCTCCGCATCGTGCTCTACAGCATGGTGCTGGTGGTCTGGGTGATCGCGCTCCCAGGAGGCGCGTTCCACTGGCTGCGGCAGAAGTACTGGCAGAAGGAGCGCTGGGTGTCGGCCGACACGCCGGTGCGGACCGACGCGGTGCCCGAGCGCCCGAAGGAGCTGGTGCCATGA
- a CDS encoding ABC transporter ATP-binding protein — MSEALLEVEGLVRRFGGVTAIDHVSFRLERGGALGLIGPNGSGKTTLANLLTGFVRPDEGSVRFKGRSIAGWRPDRIVDLGLARSFQLVRPFYELPAYKNLIVPLRSPRARRLRGSGYGDADEMALQLLEDVGFERDSPIPRTPARNLPHGYLKRLELARCLALRPDLIILDELFSGMSLTEVAGMLPHVRRLREEGVTIIMIEHRIQELLSIVDEVLVLNFGAVIASGDPQVAMADEEVRRAYLGAEVDQDA; from the coding sequence ATGAGCGAGGCCCTGCTCGAGGTCGAAGGGCTCGTCCGGCGGTTCGGTGGCGTCACCGCCATCGACCACGTCTCCTTCCGGTTGGAGCGGGGCGGTGCGCTCGGCCTCATCGGCCCCAACGGGTCCGGCAAGACGACCCTGGCCAACCTGCTCACCGGGTTCGTCCGGCCGGACGAGGGGTCGGTGCGTTTCAAGGGACGATCGATCGCGGGGTGGAGGCCGGACAGGATCGTGGATCTCGGTCTGGCCCGAAGCTTCCAGCTGGTGCGGCCGTTCTACGAGCTACCGGCGTACAAGAACCTGATCGTGCCGCTCCGATCGCCACGGGCGCGCCGCCTGCGAGGCAGTGGGTACGGCGATGCCGACGAGATGGCGCTCCAGTTGCTCGAGGACGTCGGTTTCGAGCGGGATTCCCCCATCCCTCGTACACCGGCCCGCAACCTGCCCCATGGCTACCTCAAGCGGCTCGAGTTGGCGCGGTGCCTGGCCCTCCGGCCGGACCTGATCATCCTCGACGAACTCTTCAGCGGGATGAGCCTCACCGAGGTCGCCGGCATGTTGCCGCACGTCCGCCGACTCCGAGAGGAAGGCGTGACCATCATCATGATCGAGCATCGCATCCAGGAGTTGCTGTCCATCGTCGACGAGGTGCTCGTGCTCAACTTCGGTGCCGTGATCGCTTCTGGCGATCCTCAGGTGGCGATGGCCGATGAAGAGGTGCGGCGCGCCTACCTCGGAGCTGAGGTCGACCAAGATGCTTGA
- a CDS encoding ABC transporter ATP-binding protein, which produces MLETRDLTVFFENAIALNKVSIRVDAGEVVGLFGPNSAGKSTLVKSLAGLTQHQRFREKRRKGERITITGSVWFEGQDITELPVTKRVDRGLVLCRERHPVFKDNNVEENLRAGGHLRTRQETAEGIERAISMFPPLDALRRRRAGLMSGGEQQMLAIGMALVVRPSLLLLDEPLLGLSPAMQQAVVSAIRRIHDDGVTVVVTEQYARPLLPVVDRAYVLENGTVNVSGTRDELVESPEFAAAYFGAT; this is translated from the coding sequence ATGCTTGAGACCCGTGACCTCACCGTCTTCTTCGAGAACGCCATCGCGCTCAACAAGGTCTCGATACGTGTCGACGCCGGGGAAGTGGTCGGGCTGTTCGGCCCCAACAGCGCCGGGAAGTCCACGCTCGTCAAGTCGTTGGCGGGACTGACCCAACACCAGCGCTTCCGCGAGAAGCGGCGCAAGGGCGAGCGCATCACGATCACCGGCAGCGTGTGGTTCGAGGGCCAGGACATCACCGAGCTCCCGGTGACCAAGCGTGTCGACCGCGGCCTCGTGCTCTGTCGTGAACGACACCCCGTCTTCAAGGACAACAACGTCGAGGAGAACCTGAGGGCTGGGGGCCACCTCCGCACGCGACAGGAGACCGCGGAAGGGATCGAACGGGCGATCTCGATGTTCCCGCCTCTCGACGCGCTCCGTCGGCGCCGTGCCGGCCTGATGAGCGGGGGCGAGCAGCAGATGCTCGCCATCGGGATGGCGCTCGTCGTACGGCCGTCGCTGCTCCTGCTCGACGAGCCACTGCTCGGCTTGAGCCCGGCGATGCAGCAGGCCGTGGTGTCCGCCATCCGTCGCATCCACGACGATGGCGTCACGGTCGTCGTCACCGAGCAGTACGCACGTCCGCTGCTCCCCGTCGTCGACCGGGCGTACGTGCTCGAGAACGGCACCGTGAACGTGAGCGGCACCCGCGACGAGCTCGTGGAGAGCCCGGAGTTCGCGGCCGCCTACTTCGGCGCCACCTGA